In the Leptospira limi genome, one interval contains:
- a CDS encoding dolichyl-phosphate-mannose--protein mannosyltransferase, translating into MNYLFLYIPYLFLFFTSFLPTKPWFLPSDQNTYLFISSFFIFLQTIVLIFIRKEIFKQNRFLRFVPPNWSIAGFYFLLMLWFPIRNRNWGDGLLLLETNLLETKLFGFQFTLDEILESILHSKLTSTLSYFQFDEDPILSYKILSYLAGILILSGFLWLGKKKQKDLSILVLLSSGGILLTFGYAENYTLVTATHLVLYLFLNQYAKDPKDSDLLLYGSTIIVSLSMLFHLVSGYLVICLVYLWIFHSPKEKKLKHLVICTLLGSIILFPWFVYFSLFHDPTVDRNSTHLIHPPFYPIKRWVSTNHIKEIFSVLYWNVSFGSFYLIYQWRFQKEKWNQFIQKPNHKLLLVTTFAFILHGFLHNPQLGFPADWDLMGFYWLPITVLAFLYWNSEKEVPVEWVPLLFFNVTLVLVSAIELSKTNPKDELVWQITKKAITKYSVENQAFIQRLPKEEKKFFAKGDFLFFKGEYITNQLCDFKEKDSLIQSMKVHRLNWREGFLKGTFQSKEKLNNFLTEATKTNVLYLKSLEANKICHPKL; encoded by the coding sequence ATGAACTATTTATTCCTCTACATACCGTATTTATTCCTTTTCTTCACTTCGTTTCTTCCCACCAAACCTTGGTTTTTACCTAGTGATCAAAACACTTACCTATTCATATCATCATTTTTTATTTTCTTGCAAACGATTGTCCTAATTTTCATAAGAAAGGAAATTTTTAAGCAAAACCGTTTTTTAAGATTTGTTCCACCAAACTGGAGTATAGCTGGTTTTTATTTTTTATTGATGTTATGGTTTCCAATTCGCAATCGAAATTGGGGAGATGGTTTATTACTCCTCGAAACCAATCTTTTAGAAACAAAACTTTTTGGATTCCAATTCACTTTAGATGAAATTTTAGAAAGTATCCTACATAGCAAACTCACAAGTACTCTTTCGTATTTTCAATTTGATGAAGACCCGATCCTGTCTTACAAAATCCTTTCCTATCTAGCAGGGATTTTGATTCTTTCTGGATTTTTATGGTTAGGAAAAAAGAAACAAAAAGACCTTTCTATTTTAGTTTTACTTTCTTCAGGTGGGATTTTACTTACCTTCGGGTATGCTGAAAACTATACATTAGTCACAGCGACACACTTAGTTCTCTATCTATTCTTAAATCAATATGCAAAGGATCCCAAAGATAGTGATCTATTACTATATGGTAGCACAATCATAGTTTCCTTATCGATGTTATTCCATTTGGTGTCGGGGTACTTGGTGATATGCCTTGTTTATTTATGGATTTTCCATTCGCCAAAAGAGAAAAAACTCAAACACCTAGTCATATGTACCTTGCTTGGATCCATCATTCTATTCCCTTGGTTTGTCTATTTTAGTCTATTCCATGATCCAACCGTTGATCGAAATAGCACACACCTCATCCATCCTCCTTTTTATCCCATCAAACGTTGGGTTTCAACTAATCACATCAAAGAGATTTTCTCTGTACTCTATTGGAATGTTTCTTTTGGTTCTTTTTATCTCATTTATCAATGGCGTTTTCAAAAAGAAAAATGGAATCAGTTTATCCAAAAACCAAACCATAAACTATTACTCGTTACAACCTTTGCCTTTATCCTACATGGATTTTTACACAATCCACAATTAGGATTCCCTGCGGATTGGGATTTAATGGGATTCTATTGGTTGCCAATTACAGTTTTGGCATTTTTATATTGGAACTCAGAAAAAGAAGTACCTGTGGAGTGGGTTCCTCTGCTTTTCTTCAATGTAACTTTAGTGTTGGTATCTGCTATCGAACTTTCAAAAACGAATCCAAAAGATGAATTAGTTTGGCAAATCACAAAAAAAGCGATCACAAAGTATTCGGTTGAAAATCAAGCGTTCATCCAAAGATTACCGAAGGAAGAGAAGAAGTTTTTTGCAAAGGGTGATTTTTTATTTTTCAAGGGAGAATACATTACGAATCAGTTATGTGATTTTAAAGAAAAAGACTCACTCATACAATCGATGAAAGTTCATAGATTAAATTGGAGAGAAGGTTTTTTAAAAGGGACATTTCAATCGAAAGAGAAATTAAATAATTTCCTAACTGAAGCAACCAAAACGAATGTATTGTATCTCAAATCTCTAGAAGCAAATAAGATATGTCATCCGAAGCTTTAG
- a CDS encoding putative lipoprotein → MKIFTLLSAMALFISVNNCSILDSASGSVSRLGVSVSDSTSALVKSISKSISSISESEKEKAMNEYKEDIIASVALQIRYENQKQELENQLSLIAKKHGVVAWRSNPSTYIAIGQGLKQANLSPSEIKLVTEDISKQNVTVAKLVSKGYNL, encoded by the coding sequence ATGAAAATTTTCACGTTGTTATCTGCAATGGCATTGTTCATTTCAGTTAACAATTGTTCTATTCTAGATTCCGCTTCAGGAAGTGTTAGCCGTTTAGGAGTTTCAGTATCTGATTCTACTTCTGCACTTGTAAAATCGATTTCAAAAAGTATTTCTTCTATTTCTGAAAGTGAAAAAGAAAAAGCAATGAACGAATACAAAGAAGATATCATTGCAAGTGTTGCTTTACAAATTCGCTACGAAAACCAAAAACAAGAATTAGAAAACCAACTCTCTTTGATTGCTAAAAAACATGGTGTAGTTGCATGGAGATCCAATCCATCTACTTACATTGCCATTGGACAAGGTTTAAAACAAGCAAACCTTTCTCCATCCGAAATAAAATTGGTAACAGAAGACATTTCCAAACAAAATGTAACCGTTGCTAAACTTGTTTCCAAAGGATACAACCTATAA